A part of Aegilops tauschii subsp. strangulata cultivar AL8/78 chromosome 2, Aet v6.0, whole genome shotgun sequence genomic DNA contains:
- the LOC109740228 gene encoding uncharacterized protein yields MTPSATHHRRSPRGIRAHLRRRHNAATARTPPLAGATARALAAGLWRLRHAERQAVNPAPLRHDAHSPRSPRHRRKGKAKLCNGNKTRCGLGVGIPCRNHSILDKIDACVVDLPYGCWMEKATKWDQQHVCLHNMLASHDLCQLPPHVHHARAMPAHGHASAVAVALEAELDKARARISELEDEKRVMRKKVERFLRKVTEEKASWKSRVRDKAQHVIAASKEDVKTERRHRRQLEAANGKLVKELAEAKASAKQAAQSYEMERKAREMMEDACEELTKEVEEDQAEVELLRRECLGMREEMEEERRMLQMAEVWREERVQMKLSDAKIALEQKYSQLNRLQAEMESFLRKDGKSIDANNSTLREARMISEAASSVRLRGVKELSHRNPHAPEDVDRVFQHFCRREDTACGGSPASNVHSVSPATDIFLEKLDGSADLENGSGSSWDTPDRDRRRDSCASAGTSDRSVARASNASLLSNGKGGSGLTDQVHHPSPSRGATATGKNTALIRRLWRSAISESRKKTAGSAGATLTSEQRSTVITPTLPVGEQCSSSYLVNPQQQRQRSHESKGLARGPHKHKQKQSLQEKLLEARMDDRKPSPSSAAKHKMQLAACN; encoded by the exons ATGACCCCctccgccactcatcatcgccggAGCCCCCGTGGCATCCGCGCTCACCTGAGGCGACGCCACAATGCCGCCACGGCGAGgacgccgccgctcgccggcgccacGGCAAGGGCGCTCGCCGCCGGCCTCTGGAGGCTGCGCCACGCCGAGCGGCAGGCGGTCAACCCCGCCCCTCTGCGGCACGACGCTCATTCTCCC CGTAGCCCCCGACACCGAAGAAAAGGGAAAGCGAAACTCTGCAATGGCAACAAAACGCGGTGCGGTTTGGGCGTCGGAATCCCATGCAGAAATCATAGCATCTTAGACAAG ATCGATGCCTGTGTTGTGGACTTACCATATGGTTGTTGGATGGAGAAGGCAACCAAATGGGACCAGCAGCATGTCTGCCTGCACAACATGCTGGCTTCACATGATCTTTGCCAGCTACCACCACATGTTCATCACGCCCGTGCAATGCCGGCTCACGGCCATGCttcggcggtggcggtggcgctgGAGGCCGAGCTTGACAAGGCCCGTGCTCGGATCAGCGAGCTCGAGGACGAGAAGCGCGTGATGAGGAAGAAGGTGGAGCGGTTCCTGAGGAAGGTCACGGAGGAGAAGGCGTCGTGGAAGAGCAGGGTGCGTGACAAGGCTCAGCACGTGATCGCTGCGTCAAAAGAGGACGTCAAGACGGAGAGGCGTCAccggcggcagctggaggcggcCAACGGCAAGCTGGTGAAGGAGCTGGCGGAGGCCAAGGCgtcggcgaagcaggcggcgcaGAGCTACGAGATGGAGCGCAAGGCGCGGGAGATGATGGAGGACGCGTGCGAGGAGCTGAccaaggaggtggaggaggaccaGGCGGAGGTGGAGCTCCTGCGGCGCGAGTGCCTGGGCATGCGTGAGGAGATGGAGGAGGAGCGCCGGATGCTGCAGATGGCGGAGGTGTGGCGCGAGGAGAGGGTGCAGATGAAGCTCTCCGACGCCAAGATCGCGCTGGAGCAGAAGTACTCGCAGCTCAACCGGCTGCAGGCCGAGATGGAGTCGTTCCTGCGGAAAGACGGCAAGAGCATCGACGCCAACAACTCCACGTTGCGGGAGGCACGGATGATCAGCGAGGCGGCGAGCTCCGTTCGGCTCCGCGGCGTCAAGGAGCTGAGCCATCGGAATCCTCATGCCCCGGAGGACGTGGATCGGGTGTTCCAGCACTTTTGCCGGAGAGAAGACACGGCATGCGGCGGCAGCCCGGCGTCCAACGTCCACTCCGTCAGCCCGGCGACGGACATCTTCTTGGAAAAGCTCGATGGCTCCGCCGACCTGGAGAACGGCAGTGGCAGTAGCTGGGACACGCCCGACCGTGACCGGCGGCGTGATTCTTGTGCTTCGGCTGGTACCAGCGACCGTTCGGTGGCGCGAGCGAGCAACGCATCCTTGTTGTCCAATGGCAAAGGAGGCAGCGGGCTCACTGATCAGGTTCACCATCCAAGTCCAAGCAGGGGCGCCACCGCCACTGGGAAGAACACGGCGTTGATACGGCGGCTCTGGAGGTCGGCGATCAGCGAGAGCAGGAAAAAAACAGCTGGATCTGCAGGGGCGACGCTGACATCGGAACAGAGGTCAACCGTGATCACCCCGACATTGCCGGTTGGGGAGCAGTGCAGTTCGTCCTACTTGGTGAACCCGCAGCAGCAGCGGCAGAGAAGCCACGAATCCAAAGGATTGGCGCGAGGGCCGCACAAGCACAAGCAAAAGCAAAGCCTGCAGGAGAAGCTTCTGGAGGCTAGGATGGATGATCGCAAGCCCTCGCCCAGCTCTGCTGCCAAGCACAAGATGCAGCTAGCGGCATGCAACTGA